A segment of the Tautonia rosea genome:
GATCACGTCGCTCATGATCGGGTCGAGCCCCGTGGTCGGCTCGTCGTAGAGCATCACCTGCGGATCGAGCGCCAATGCCCGGGCCAGGCCGACGCGCTTGCGTTGACCTCCCGACAGCTCGGCGGGCTTCTTCGGTTCAATCCCGATCGGCAGGCCGACTTCTCGAAGCCGTTCGTGGACGATCCGGCGGAGCATCCGCTCGTCGTACAGCCCGTGCTCTCGGGGGCCGAAGGCGACGTTGTCGTAAATGGTCAGGCTGTCGAACAGGGCGGCCATCTGAAAGAGGAAACCAAATCGGAGTCGCACCTGGTTCAATTCGTAGGAACTCAGGCGGTTCAGGTCCATCCCTTCAAACAACACCGTCCCCTCGGTCGGTCGCATCAGACCGATCATGAGCTTTAACAGGACCGTCTTGCCGCAACCGCTCTCGCCGATGATGCAGAGCGTCTGCCCCTTGGGCACCCGGATCGTTACGTCCCGCAACACCTGCTGATGCCGGAAGGTCATGCCAATCCCTTCCAGCGCGATGACCGGCTCGGCCCCTTCGGTCGAGCCGGCAACGGGGGCCGTGGACGGGCTGGGCGAGGTGTTGCTCATCGGCGTGCGAATCCCCTCGGGTTGCCTCAGACCAGGGTGTCGGCCTCGGGCCAGATCGCGATGTAGAACTTGTTCCAGGTCAGGCCGAGGCAGAAATCGAGAAAGAGGATGGCCACGAACGACGTCACAAACGCCTCGGTCGCCGCCTTGCCCACCCCCTCGGCTCCGGCCGAGCAGTTGAAGCCGCGATGGCAGCTGATCAGGGCGATCGCCGCGCCGAAGAAGTAGCTCTTGAACACCCCGGCGAAAATGTCGATCCCGCCGACGTACGACCTCGAATGCGCCCAGTAATGGTATGAATCAACCCCGAGCATCTGCGTGGCCACGACCGCCCCGCCAATAATCCCCATGAAGTCGGCCATCAGCGTGAGCAAGGGAATCAAGAGCACGCAGGCCAGCAACCTCGGGACGGCCAGATAGGCGATCGGGTTCGCGCCGAGCACGTCGAGCGCGTCGATCTGCTCGGTTACGCGCATCGTGCCCAGCTCGGCGGCCATGGCCGACCCGACCCGACCGGCGAGCATCGTCGCGGCCAGAACCGGCCCTAGCTCCTTGACCAGCGAGATGTTGATCACCGACCCCAGCCGCGTTTCCATCCCCATCGCCGCGAACTGCCGGTGCGCCTGTACGGCCAGCACCATGCCGATGAACATCCCCGTAATCGCCACCACCGGCATGCTCTTGACGCCGATCAGGTAGAAATTCGGCACCAGGGTCCCCCACCTCGGCCGCCGACGGACCATCCACATGAACGTCAGGGCCGAGAAGACCGCGACGTTGCCGATCTCGGCCACCGTGTCGAAGAATTGCTCCCCCAGCTTCTGGACCGGCGAATCCTCCGGGGGACGCGCCGGCGTCGGGAGCTGCTCCGGGGGTGACGAGCCCGCCGGAGTCGTGGACGACGAGGAAGACGTTGGGGCGTCGGCGGTTGTGGCTTCCATGACGCGAGTTCCTGGCCCTCGGCCCGATCGCTGAAGTCGGTCGGTCGGGGTCGGCCGTGGCGGGTGTCCGGGCGAGGGGCTTGCCTCCGTGCGGGGGATGACCGGCGTCCTCAATCGAGCGGCTCGGATGATCCCAACTCCCATTCTCTGCGATCCAGCGCCGTTGGCAAGCCGAAGATCTGGAACAATGGACAACGAGAGGATCGAAGGGGTGTCCTGCCCGGCCAGTCGCCCTTGTGCGATGGGCCGAACTGGGGAATGATCGAATCGAACCGCCGAGGCATCGCCTCTGCATGACTCATCGGACGCCTCGCCGATCGTCGGGAATGGGCCGCGAGCGGGTTTTCCCTCAAGATCCGCCTCCCAAGAGCGAACACGTCAATAACAGGATTGGTTGCGCGTTGCCTGGGCGGAAGGATGAGACTGCGATGGGTATGGACGTCATCCTCAGTGCGATGGTGCTGATCGCCGCCCTTCGGGGCTGGTTCCGAGGGTTCTTCGCGCAGGCGATCCGCATCGGGGGCTTGATCGGAGGCATCTACCTCGCCGCTCCGCTCCGCGACCTGGCCCGGCCGATCGTCGCCGCTCGCCTGACCTCGATGAGCCCCGATTTGCTCGACCGCCTGCTCTGGTGGGTGGCGCTCGTCGTGGCCTTCGTCGTCTTGACCGGGGTGGCCACGGCCATCGTGATGGCCTCTCGGCGTCGGATCGCCCGCGATCGCTCGGCCTCGGGAGTGGCCGGACCGTCGCATCGCGGGGATCAATCGGCCGGCGCTTTGCTCGGCGCGGCCAAGGGAGCAGTTGTCGTGGCCTTTTTGGTCGCGGCCATCCAGCCGTACACGCCCGATTACGTCGCCTCGGG
Coding sequences within it:
- a CDS encoding CvpA family protein, translating into MGMDVILSAMVLIAALRGWFRGFFAQAIRIGGLIGGIYLAAPLRDLARPIVAARLTSMSPDLLDRLLWWVALVVAFVVLTGVATAIVMASRRRIARDRSASGVAGPSHRGDQSAGALLGAAKGAVVVAFLVAAIQPYTPDYVASGGWVGEQVETSYVLALSARYEPARRIWDAEPVQALVSHVRQMGLGASDADADADSDDAPNDSRRAFAVDSSEPESQARAPARRPAPLAVEAKPSADGPKDLQSALDEVRRDLEKLDALRNLVPR
- a CDS encoding ABC transporter ATP-binding protein, which encodes MSNTSPSPSTAPVAGSTEGAEPVIALEGIGMTFRHQQVLRDVTIRVPKGQTLCIIGESGCGKTVLLKLMIGLMRPTEGTVLFEGMDLNRLSSYELNQVRLRFGFLFQMAALFDSLTIYDNVAFGPREHGLYDERMLRRIVHERLREVGLPIGIEPKKPAELSGGQRKRVGLARALALDPQVMLYDEPTTGLDPIMSDVINELILQTQRTKHTTGVVVTHDMKTVTKVADRVIMLYPLARLKPDEPQILYDGPPDALEDHPDPRVRQFVRGEAGERLSELNNARG
- a CDS encoding MlaE family ABC transporter permease translates to MEATTADAPTSSSSSTTPAGSSPPEQLPTPARPPEDSPVQKLGEQFFDTVAEIGNVAVFSALTFMWMVRRRPRWGTLVPNFYLIGVKSMPVVAITGMFIGMVLAVQAHRQFAAMGMETRLGSVINISLVKELGPVLAATMLAGRVGSAMAAELGTMRVTEQIDALDVLGANPIAYLAVPRLLACVLLIPLLTLMADFMGIIGGAVVATQMLGVDSYHYWAHSRSYVGGIDIFAGVFKSYFFGAAIALISCHRGFNCSAGAEGVGKAATEAFVTSFVAILFLDFCLGLTWNKFYIAIWPEADTLV